One Helianthus annuus cultivar XRQ/B chromosome 12, HanXRQr2.0-SUNRISE, whole genome shotgun sequence genomic region harbors:
- the LOC110892581 gene encoding protein ANTAGONIST OF LIKE HETEROCHROMATIN PROTEIN 1-like, protein MADYFVEDPKYNEDIFRHRFRMSKRLFLKIVADVEENDPWFVEAPDARGKKGFTPLQKVTSAIKQLATGNTPNENDEYLHMAERTSRECLEYFCDTVCKIYDPEFLRRPTSHDMALLYQAHEEKHHLPGMFGSLDCTHFVWRFCPTEYRGQYMRGDHRYPTVMLKAVASQDLWFWHAFAGPPGSQNDINVLQQSPLFLTERNGTAPKCPFYVNNHLYKRGYLLVDGIYSSWSVFVKSIPYPHEVNEKKFKRQHEAARKDVERAFGVLKAKWGVLSRPMRARSVKKIRNVVYTCIILHNMILKDDGIAIAPVHIRDPPVEPALDDTVLGELMNEDTHWRLKHDLIDHLATQDLPHLLVDFDED, encoded by the coding sequence atggcgGATTATTTTGTCGAAGACCCGAAGTACAACGAAGATATCTTTCGGCATAGGTTCCGTATGTCGAAacgtttgtttctaaaaattgtGGCCGATGTGGAAGAGAACGACCCGTGGTTTGTAGAGGCCCCCGATGCGCGAGGTAAGAAGGGCTTTACGCCCTTGCAAAAGGTGACATCGGCTATTAAACAGCTCGCAACTGGAAACACTCCAAACGAGAACGATGAGTACTTGCATATGGCCGAAAGAACTTCCCGCGAGTGCCTAGAATATTTTTGTGACACGGTTTGCAAAATATACGATCCAGAGTTCTTACGTAGACCGACAAGCCACGACATGGCACTTTTATACCAAGCTCATGAGGAAAAACATCACCTTCCAGGTATGTTCGGTAGCCTTGATTGCACCCATTTCGTTTGGCGTTTTTGTCCGACAGAGTATCGAGGCCAATATATGCGAGGAGATCATCGATACCCGACTGTTATGCTCAAAGCGGTTGCTTCTCAAGACTTATGGTTTTGGCATGCTTTTGCCGGTCCACCGGGTTCTCAAAACGATATCAATGTTCtacaacaatctccgttatttttAACGGAACGAAATGGAACCGCGCCAAAATGTCCATTTTACGTTAACAACCATTTATACAAACGTGGTTATTTGCTCGTGGATGGAATCTACTCTtcgtggtccgtgtttgtgaagtcgatCCCTTACCCTCACGAAGTAAACGAAAAGAAATTCAAGAGGCAACATGAGGCGGCAAGAAAAGACGtcgaacgggcttttggtgttttgaagGCGAAATGGGGTGTATTGAGTCGACCGATGCGAGCAAGATCCGTTAAAAAAATTAGGAATGTCGTGTACACGTgtattattttacacaacatgattttgaaagatgATGGAATTGCGATAGCACCGGTGCACATTCGGGATCCTCCGGTCGAGCCCGCTCTAGACGATACGGTGTTGGGCGAGTTGATGAATGAAGACACGCATTGGAGACTCAAACACGATCTCATAGATCATCTCGCAACTCAAGATTTACCCCATCTTTTGGTCGATTTCGACGAAGACtag